Sequence from the Pseudophaeobacter arcticus DSM 23566 genome:
CCAATCAGCCGCAGGCGCGGCAGGCAACACCCCCGTGACCGTCCAATTCCATTTGGCCCAGCGGGTCACCCCCGGTGAGCGCCGTAGAACCACACCAACCGGCATCACGTCAGTTTTTTGTGCGCTTTGACTCACTCTTTGGCTCACCCCGTCACAACACCCGTTGTCAATTTCACTATGCCAATTTTCACTGTCACAGCCGCAGCCTAGTCGCAAAACGCCGGGCCATCCTTCGTTGACACTAGATTGCGCCGACAGGGTGACGCCACGAAAGCCTGTAATTGAGGCAGATGGAGAAAACTGCCGCATCGGGACAAATTGGGGCGCTGCAGTTTCACCGCCACAGCCCTGCGGTCGAAATGTCTATTTTGACAAAAAAGATCAGGAACCCCGTTTGGCGGCAAATGACGAATCACCGGATCACCGGCCCTGCCTCTGCAGCCACTTCGGGGATTGAAAGCCGGTTTACCTCGACAAAGAATCAGAGCTAGTCTGGCCTCCCAGCAAGCGGTCGATCCAACAGGATTTTACCGGAATTTTCGCGAGGCAGAGAATGACCAAACAATTGATTTTATGTGATTGTTCAGGGACCCAGCCCCTCAACCCCGAAGCCCTCTCCAAGGCAACCGGCCTGGGGTGCAGCGCGGTTCATTCTGCCCTCTGCACCACCCAGGCCGAGACCGCCGCAGCTGCCATTTCGGCTGGGGATTCGGTGATCTGCTGCACCCAGGAAAAAAGATTCTTTGCCGACCTGGCAGCGGAACTGGAGCAGCCAGAGCCGCCTCTGCTCGACCTGCGGGACCGGGCAGGTTGGACCGCTGATACCGGTAATCTGATACCCAAAATGTCCGCCCTCATCGCCGAGGCCTCGTTGGATATTGCCCCTGGCAAATCCCTGGACGTGACCAGCGAGGGGCTCTGCCTGATCCTTGGGGCGCCAGACCTCGCCCTGGCGGCAGCGGAACGCCTGCAGGATGTCCTGGGCGTAACGGTCCTGTTCGACGCGGATACAGCAGATGCAAAGGCCCCTGCGGCAGAGCCGGTGAACCTGCTGTCGGGGCGCGGATTTGACGTGATCCGGGGGCGGTTGCGACGGGCCAAAGGCGCTTTGGGGCAGTTCCAGCTGAGCTTTGATGCGCTGCAACAGCTCGACGCAACGGGACGTCAGTGGAGCTGGACGCCAGCACGGGACGGCGCTCTGTCGGACTGCGATCTCATTCTGGATCTGCGCGGCGGCACGCCCCTTTTCCCTGCCCCGGAAAAGCGCGAAGGCTATCTGCGCGCCGACCCCAAGAACCCCCAAGCGGTTGCCGATGTTATACTGACGGCCTCACAGTTGGTGGGAACCTTCGAAAAGCCGCTTTACCTGCGCCACGAACCGCTGCTCTGCGCCCATTCCCGCGCCTCTCAATCCGGCTGCAGCAAATGCCTGGACCATTGCCCGACATCAGCGATCAGCTCTGCCGGGGATCAGGTCAGCATTGATCCGATGATCTGCGCCGGCTGCGGTGCCTGCGCCGCGCTCTGCCCCTCTGGGGCGATCACCTATGACGCCCCGGCCACGGATGCCCAGTTCCGCCGCATCCAGACCCTGGCCAAGGCCTACCTTGATGCCGGAGGCCACGGCCCGCGCTTGCTGGTGGTCTGTGCCCGGGGCAGCGAAATGATCAGCCTCGCCGCACGTTTTGGCCGCGGCTTGCCTGCCGATGTGGTGCCGCTGGAGGTCACTGCGCTCAATGCCTTTGGCCATGCGGAAATTCTCGCCGCGCTGGCGGCCGGCTTTGCAGATGTCTCCATCCTGCTGAACCCGGGCATTGACCGCGAGGTACAGCAAACCGAGCTGGACCTGGCGCTGGCGATTGGCGGTGCGGGCAAGGCGCGGCTGCTGGATATTGCAGACCCAGACATGCTGAGCGATGCGCTTTATGACGCCCAGACTCCGCCCCCGCTGGCAGTGCCGGTCCGTCCGATGGGATCGCGCCGCCAGATCACCCGCCAGGCCGCCATGGCGCTGCAGCCAGAGGCGCAACACCTGCCCCTGCCCGCGCAGGCCCCTTATGGCGCCGTGCTGGTTGACCAGGACAGCTGCACGCTGTGTTTGTCCTGTGTGTCTCTCTGCCCCTCGGGGGCCCTGGGCGACAATCCCGATCTGCCGCAGCTCAGGTTCCAGGAAGAGGCCTGCCTGCAATGTGGCATCTGTGCCAGCGCCTGCCCCGAGGATGCGATCTCTTTTGAGCCGCGCCTCAACCTTGACCCGGCGGCTCTGTCGCAGGTGGTGCTGCACGAAGAAGAGCCCTTTGCCTGCGTCGAGTGTGGCGCTCTGTTTGGGGTGAAATCCACCATCGAGAAGATCACCGAGAAACTGGCCGGTAAACACGCGATGTTCGCCCGCCCCGAAATGGCCCGAATGATTCAGATGTGCGACAATTGCCGGGTTCAGGCCCAGTTTCACCAAAAGGACAGCCCATTAGCCGGAGCGGAGCGCCCGAAGGTGCGCACAACAGAGGACTACCTGAGCAAACGCCGGGACCATTGAGATCACAGGCCTGCCCGTGCATCCCTTTGCCAGCTCTTTGCGAGCCTGAAGAGGCTGTGCCTATTTCGCCCATCAGCGCAGTTGGCAGATGCAACAAAGCTGCAAGTCAGATAGATAAAACAAATAAAAGAGGCCCGCGCTGGCAAAGCCAGCTTGGCCTCCCCAAAGCCAGACAGCCAGAGCCCCACTGCCGGGCCACCATCAAAGGAGCAAGTCCCGCGTGTCCATTACCCGAGAATCCGTCCTCGCGGCGCTAAAGAACATTTCCGACCCTGTCAGCGGTCAGGACATTGTCGCCGCAGGCATCACACGTGGCCTATCCGTCGAGGACGGAAGTGTCTTGTTTGTGCTGGAAATCGATCCCGCCAAGGCGGATCTCTACGGCCCGATCCGGGATCAGGCAGAGGCCCTTGTCAAAGATCTCGATGGCGTAAAAAAGGTCTCGGTGATGCTGACCGGGCATGCCGCCAAAGCACCGCCCCCGGATTTGAAGCCGTCAAAACCAGCCGCACCGCAGGGGCCACAGAAAATCCCGGGTGTGGATCGCATTATCGCGGTGGCCTCGGGCAAAGGCGGCGTGGGAAAATCCACCGTCTCTGCCAATCTCGCCTGCGCGCTGGCTGCTCAGGGCCGCCGCGTCGGGTTGCTGGACGCTGATGTCTATGGCCCCTCGCAACCCCGGATGCTGGGCGTCTCTGGCCGCCCCGCCAGCCCCGACGGCAAAACAATCCTGCCGCTGCGCAATCACGGCGTCACCATGATGTCCATTGGCCTGATGACCAATGACGATCAGGCGGTGGTCTGGCGCGGACCGATGCTGATGGGGGCCCTGCAACAGATGCTGATGCAGGTGCAATGGGGCGCTTTGGATGTGCTGATCGTTGATCTGCCGCCTGGCACTGGCGATGTACAGATGACCTTGGCGCAAAAGGCCCAGGTGGATGGCGCTGTGATCGTCTCCACCCCGCAGGACGTGGCGCTGATTGATGCCCGCAAAGGTATTGATATGTTCAACAAGCTGAACGTGCCGATCCTGGGCATGATCGAAAACATGTCGACCCATATCTGCTCCAACTGCGGCCACGAGGAACATGTCTTTGGTCACGGCGGTGTGGCCGCTGAAGCCGCCAAGCTCAACGTGCCACTGCTGGCAGAAATCCCGCTGCACCTGGATGTGCGCCTGGCGGCAGACAGCGGCGCGCCCATCGTGGCGG
This genomic interval carries:
- a CDS encoding 4Fe-4S binding protein, coding for MTKQLILCDCSGTQPLNPEALSKATGLGCSAVHSALCTTQAETAAAAISAGDSVICCTQEKRFFADLAAELEQPEPPLLDLRDRAGWTADTGNLIPKMSALIAEASLDIAPGKSLDVTSEGLCLILGAPDLALAAAERLQDVLGVTVLFDADTADAKAPAAEPVNLLSGRGFDVIRGRLRRAKGALGQFQLSFDALQQLDATGRQWSWTPARDGALSDCDLILDLRGGTPLFPAPEKREGYLRADPKNPQAVADVILTASQLVGTFEKPLYLRHEPLLCAHSRASQSGCSKCLDHCPTSAISSAGDQVSIDPMICAGCGACAALCPSGAITYDAPATDAQFRRIQTLAKAYLDAGGHGPRLLVVCARGSEMISLAARFGRGLPADVVPLEVTALNAFGHAEILAALAAGFADVSILLNPGIDREVQQTELDLALAIGGAGKARLLDIADPDMLSDALYDAQTPPPLAVPVRPMGSRRQITRQAAMALQPEAQHLPLPAQAPYGAVLVDQDSCTLCLSCVSLCPSGALGDNPDLPQLRFQEEACLQCGICASACPEDAISFEPRLNLDPAALSQVVLHEEEPFACVECGALFGVKSTIEKITEKLAGKHAMFARPEMARMIQMCDNCRVQAQFHQKDSPLAGAERPKVRTTEDYLSKRRDH
- a CDS encoding Mrp/NBP35 family ATP-binding protein; translation: MSITRESVLAALKNISDPVSGQDIVAAGITRGLSVEDGSVLFVLEIDPAKADLYGPIRDQAEALVKDLDGVKKVSVMLTGHAAKAPPPDLKPSKPAAPQGPQKIPGVDRIIAVASGKGGVGKSTVSANLACALAAQGRRVGLLDADVYGPSQPRMLGVSGRPASPDGKTILPLRNHGVTMMSIGLMTNDDQAVVWRGPMLMGALQQMLMQVQWGALDVLIVDLPPGTGDVQMTLAQKAQVDGAVIVSTPQDVALIDARKGIDMFNKLNVPILGMIENMSTHICSNCGHEEHVFGHGGVAAEAAKLNVPLLAEIPLHLDVRLAADSGAPIVAAKPDSPQAKAFFDVAAALVERGAA